tgaccttcaTTGTGCAGTGACTGTCACTTGAAGACTGCTTTCAAATTCTTCTGCTGAAACTGGAAAGTTTTGTAAGCCAGGCAACTTACACAAGTGTGATCTGGAAACTTGAAGCATGCATTACACATTCACTGATAATGGACATTCAGTGATGTAGGAGACATCTtaagggagtgagagaggaggtgtagatgtaattttaagaatttttaaCCAagaaatttaacacaaattacaacaagtatttttatatattttcaaacatgCCTGGATCATAAAATTTTCTTTCTGCTCACTATTTTATACACTAAGTTGGCAGTTTATTGAACCTAGCTAAAGGTCTCCTATTGCACTTAGTGCACGCTTTAGTGTTGTCCATCACTTGTAAGTCAGTTTAATAGAGCAGTGCAGAAAATCCAACCTTTCATGGCGGTTatgatgttcagtttgtgttgaaactgtttcagaaaGGTCAAGAAAAACAATGGTCATTAAAATGgcagtttgtggtgcttttGAATTGTATAGCGTTATACAGAGgtggataaaataataaacacctGTCCTGagcaaggtgtacctaataaactgccattTGAGTATATACCAAAAACACATGTATTGTTTGTTATGCATTGAATTAACATTGTAattgaataatattttattttataactgaTTTAATTTAGGTAACCCCACTGAGATCAGGCTCTCTTTCGCTAATGGAGTACAGCAAAGTTTCTGAGTTTTTGGTGGGACACATTTCAGCACGAGACGTTTACTTTTGCTGACCGTGGCCAATGAGAGAGCTACTTTCATATTCGTGCCCCGCCCGCCTGGACGAAACAGCCAATGAGAGGAGCAGTAGGGTTTTTAAATCCACCACGCTCCCACCTCCCCACTCTGCAGTGTGATGCTCAAATGTTTGTCGTTGCAGGAACAGTGAACTAAACACGGGGCAACATTTAACAGACTCCTCGCCCTCTTTGGATTTTATTCTGGTGACTGAGATGGCAAAAGGTAAACTTGCTAATTTCCCGTGGTTTCGGGTAATTGTGCATGTTATACAGGCTACAGTAGTTAATGTGTAGCTAACGGCTATATGCATGCTAGCGTAAATGGAGGACCAACATCGTTTAAATAAACTTAGCTGATGTTTACAAATAAAACTCACCGGTAATGGCAAGCCGTTGTATAATGTTCAGTGAATTAGCCAGTAGTGTTTatacttgtttattttcatgtttataaaGGGAAGAAAAACGTGCTGAGAACCGACATAAACCCCGAGGAGACAGCTGAACATAAAGTCACTTCACGGAAagagacaaaggaaaacaaaccatCAACTAATAAggtatgttttattgtttggtgtTATGCTTTGCAGCTTCTCTGGTCGCCAATTAaagtagaaaacaaaaactctttTCACAGTCTGGAAAGGACACATCCCTTTAAAGGGGTCCTGTCTCAGCTTGGCGTCGTAGCAACGGATGTAATTATAATTGACGAACTAACCAGACTGCAGGGAGCTTCGTATTGTTTGTAATCAACGTTACCCAGATTTGAGCCTTTCAGGCAAAACCTACCCCAGGTTGTGCACAGCTCCTTTTATAGCTTTTACCAATTGTAAGGTTAAGTTGTATACAGAAAGTGTATCCATAGATACACCATCGCCATCGGTTTAGGGAATAGAGCTGAATCTCTGAGATGTAAACATATGTTTCATTGTCACTGGAGAAACTGCTTAGTGAGCAGCACATACACCATCACCGTACAAGAGTTATTTACAGTGGTCTATAAGCTTTTGAAATTGTTATATGCAGCCATAGAAACcacactttattattttttaatattttattaatacaCTAACTAAGAAATTCTAATACATATTCTGCCAATAAGATATACTTTTACCATGGAGACTGAACCACTGAGCTGGAGATAACATCTTTATCAGCTACCAGtctgttcactgttttctgttgacTCCAGCATGTTGTTTAAGTGATTCACTTAATTCAGAAATGTACGGACAACTTGCCTCTAAATTCCATCATCTTGAACTCGCATGCATGCATGCTGATGGTTAAGGAGcagaaataaagacattaaataCAGTCTGCACCAGCTACATGGTACTAAACACAGGCTTGTAAAATATGATATCTCATGTATTGCATCTCATCAGATTTGCATACTAGATAGTGAAGCTGAATGTGTATATGTCTTATAAGGTTTACTCTGGGGATTGGTGCagggtttttcattttttcaccaaGGTAAATAATTCTTTTTGCAGGATTGCGTAGGTAAAGTGCCGTCAATTTTCCAGAGTCTACGGAGTCCCAGCAAACCTAGATCCCCTCTGAGTGACAGTTCAAGCATGCTGATCCAGGAAGGAAATGAATCTGATGCTGCTAATCCTGACATGTCAAAGCcgaaaaaaggtgaaaagattcaaaaacattttgaatcaACTAATGTGAAATGATGTTGTTTGGTTATTTCTGTTACATGTAATCTCCCTGCCACATTGCTGTCTACCCCCGTGTTACCTTGTGGTCAGCAGATCCACATGTACCACAGAAAAATTTCCTGTGCAAGTGAATGGTAGCAGTATTTACTTACGTTCTATCTTATGACACAACTTCACTCTGTTTTGAAGGAACATCACTGTCTTGATTAAGGCTAAATGGTTAAGGCAACTGTCAGTTTCATTCTTTGTGTCTTCCTCATTTTAGACATACccaatgaaatgaaatctgaGAGTTGTGAGTCCAAAGAGCATAAGCCTGAAATGCCTTGCCACAGTCACGGGATCAGAGAGCCACTCATTGACCAGCCTGATCAAAAGGagtccaccacacacacaaatactagGTCTGCAGCAGACAGCAAAGCTCCAGCATCCAAACCTCGGCGTAGAACTGGTCACAAACTCAGAGCAAAAAAGTGAGTGCACACAGCCAACATGTCTAGacttgggaaaaaaataaaaataaataataataataataataagacatGGGCCCTTTCACAGCCAGTTGCTCAGTCATAATCATTACATTACTCTCATTACTTCTGataatgtctgtgttttcaggttggaGAATAAAGCTCCCCAAAACAGAAAGGTCACAGACTATTATCCCATCAGACGGAGTAACAGAAAAACTAAGGCAGAGTTAAAGGTTTGTATGAAAAATGCCGTTATAAGAAAGGTTGcacatttaaatttaagttataatatctgctttttttaaaggttatttGTTTAGCTTTTTCCCATCCATGTgtgtgaaaacatattttgaccCAATTACTCAAATCAAACAGAATGAAGAACACAGACACATTGATGACCTGATAAAGAATGGCATTGAAGAAGGAATGCaggtaaaattttatttttaatctagAGCATACTGTATGCAGAGCACTGTGTACATCTGtgatattttctgtaaattagTAACTAGCACTGAAGATTTTCTTGTTTGtgacatattttaatatttgtactATGGTTAAGCAATTCTTCCATCTTTGCTGAATCAAATAAGCTTCATTGCTTTTGAATGTAAATAGGTCAAAAACATtgaaggaaaaggaagaggggTATTTGCTGTCAAGGGCTTCACAAAAGGAGAATTTGTTGTGGAGTACCATGGAGACCTACTGGAACTACCTGAGGCTAAAAAAAGAGAGGCCCAGTATGCTCAGGATCCCCAAACAGGCTGTTACATGTACTACTTCCAGTATCAATCAAAAACATACTGGTAAGTTCAAATGTCACCACTTTGAAATGGGATCGACACATGgtgtcacattttcacacattgtaTTTAGTTTCTCTGTTCAGTTTGTCAGCCTCCTAGGAATCATTAATTGTAACTGTACACCTGGGGAAATTTCTGGACCAAAGTGCATTTTTTACAGAACTGTTCAATAAGATCAGCTGGGTATAAACACAGGTTGTTCAGTAAGTCTTGACAGTCACTGTCTTAGAAAGCTTTCGGCCCACTGACTTTAACACTAAAAGAAGGAAATTAGTTCTTCTAATTTAACTTTCCTTGTAATAATATAATTCCTAGATTCCATTAAGATTGCAGTAGTCTTGAAAATGGACTTTATAACTTTGGATATCTGTTGCAGtgacagttttctttctttatgtaTTACAGCGTTGACGCAACAAAGGAAACAAGTCGTCTTGGAAGACTGATTAACCACAGTAAAACTGGCAACTGCCAAACAAAGCTTCACGCCATCGATGGAGCTCCCCATCTGATCTTGGTGGCTTCCAGAGAGAtcaaagcagaggaggagctgctctATGACTATGGTGATCGGAGTAAAGACTCAGTCTTGGCTCACCCTTGGCTCAAATACTGAAACTTCAACCCACGAGTGTTTGTATTTCAGATGAATTGGTGCTCTCTGCTGTCCTGCTTATCTTTTTTGTAAAAGATGATACTGATGAGCAGTCCTCCACATGCTTTTTTTATGAAGtataaaaatgcttttgttttaaatggagGCGAAAGCTTTAACTCATGAAAAGTGTATTTTTGCAACAATTGTTTTTATCATGCTTTTATAAATTTCTTATCTAATTGTAGCAGAGATTTAAGCTTGAAGTGTCTCTCTCCTGGATAAGTAGTGTTTCACATTGTCCATGGAGTTTTCTTTTGTAATGAATATAATTCTGACTATTCAATTTGCAATTGTAAATTATTAACTGTGCTGTAAattgaggaataaaacaaaattgaatTCTCATTGCACTCCAGCTTTATTACACAAAGCCACTTGAAGACTTAATTTCAAGCCTATAGATAAGTTCATTTTGAGTGAATGCTTTCAGCATAATCTCCAACAGTAGCTAAATAATACTTTCCAGTTACATTTGATGTCAGCAAACATCCCAcgtaatatatactgtatttccacTACAATAACTCTGTTTTACCATAAACCATCTTAGGTTAAAATTACAAGTACAAATACAAAGCTTGTTAGACTGACAAATACACATTGTAAAAAATAGTCAATATAAAAGTGGTTAACTGATGAGAAAAATGTGCCGACAAATCCTGTTTGTCTTCTACATGGTCAGTTCTtcagtttttcttattttcGCCTGAATGAAAACctataaacagaaaaaaaaagtccacacTTAGTTTATGGAGTTTGCTCCCGAGCATGGAGGGGTGTGATCATGGagcataaatgtaaaactgccCAGTGTCAGAAAACAACATTGAGTCATGGCAGCCTGTAATTACTGACAGCAGTTTGGCAGAAGCACTGCCAATTTTcaacttctctcttttctctcattcagtGCTCACACAAACATCCTCAACGTAGGAATGAATTCATTTGGTCACAAGTATGTCATTATGAGACAGGAGACGGGCTGTGAGAACAGTCTTCCTACTAGCTTACTTCACCATCATGTGGTTGCTGCTGTAGATTTTCTTAAAACCTTGCCATCTGAGGTGAACAGCTGAATACAATGTATATctagaaataaatgttttgattattttgcGCTACTTCTTTCAGATAACTTCTTTGTGGTCTGCACATTCATATTTCTgtattcaaagaaaaaaattctgcCTGTTACTCACAATTTCCCTATGGTTGTCTTCTCCTCTTTTACATCATTTATTGTGGCTGGACTGGGCTCTGTAGCTGTTGGTGTCTCCAGATCCACTTCCACCATTGGTGGTTCAGCCTGTGGCAGAATCCCACTGCAGAAGAAAGTACAGAGTTATGGTCACTGACAATATTTTGTGTCGTAGGTGCTGTACATCAAAAGGAGCCTTAAAACAAAATCAGCACTGTCAGATAGTAGTTATTGTGATGTTAAAGTGATTTCTTCACTTCAAAACTAGAATCAGTGTTATCAAAAAGATTGTTTGAGCTTCATAACATCAGTGCAGGTCGTTTCTACTGCCACTGTTTACAAAATGTGCCTAATTGTGAGTCTGAAACTTGGGGTTTATTTGTCAAATTAGTAATAGAAGAGAATGATGAGTGtatgattaaaaagaaaaacaataacaacatcaacaacaacaacaacaactgattaCTACAAATAAGTGATGTCTGTATTGTCTGTATTTGCAGAAATACTCTGTATGATTCTGTATAACAGCAGAGTAGGGTAGGATAATAACAGATATTGGTGTCTATTtaacaaaatacaagaaaatatcTCAGGTGTATATTAATGTTAGACATGTACCAGTACTAATATTGTCAGTGTGTCTAACAGGAAGCCTACAGGTGGTCTCAACAGTATAGCCCATCattcttatatatattatttatcagttaaaaCAATAAGCTGTACCATTTAGATGAACATTTTTACAATGGAGTTTCCACTGACCAACTGATTTATTACCTATGCCTAAAAAATCTCTTGTAGTACcaacaacagccctgcaataacTTGTGGTATATGATCATTAGTGGTGGTGTTGTATTAGAGTACACTATAGCAAGGTATTTCTAAAGCTCTGTCCTCTTCATGTGTTTGAATATGGGTGGAAAAGACATTACTAATGAAGTTGAATTTTGCAACAAAAACCTTTGAATAAATCCTGTCTTAGAGTTGACTTTAAGCTCAGTTGTTTACCTCTTGTACAGCTGGAGCTCCTCCTGAGCCACCATGAGCTGAGCCTTCAGCTGGTTCCTCTCCTGCAGCACCTCCTTCAGCTCCTGCATGGTGAACCGCGGTCTGTTGGGGTCTGTGAGGTCCACCACCAGCTGGTTTGGCCCCGCTGTTTGCTTTTGACGGCAGACAGGAAAAGAATCTCTCAACATCCGCTCTTTTCTTACATACACTTCAACTGTACGAGACGGCTGACATATACTGTAACACTCACCGTGCCCTGCCCGGAGGAGCTCTCCTTTATGATCCTGTCCAGTTCACTCTTCAAGTTGTCCCGCTCCAttttcagctcctccagagacAAGTTGTACTTATTGACCAAAGTCTCGAACATTTCTAAAACGCGGACTATTCTGAACTGCAAATCCGACACTTCTTCTCCTGTGCTGCTTATTTTTAGCAAATCTCGTCCGATTACGTACGAAATGTCATAAACATCTTCAACCGTGAGCTCAAACGTGTCCTTCTCGAAAGCAAGAGCGGGCGACGACTCTTCGCCAAACTCCATGACGGAACAATGCCACTACTAAAAACACCGGAATAAAGTTAACTTTCCTCCACCAGCGATTACTTACAAGTTTTCTTTCTTATACTTTACTGGCAGAAGGTAACCAACTTTCAGAGGAGCTACACTTCCCCCATCACTCACCCGCCAATGGCGTGACTCGTTGGGCAGCGGAGGAGGGCAAAGTATCCTAGCGACAGGTGAGTACAAAGATCGTTGCATGGCTCAAGAGAACTCCCTCAACACTGTCGACCTGTTCGCCCCGGACTATGTTTTTCACGGACCAGAGAGCGAGTGAGACGAACATAAGTCACAGCTGTCAATTTTTCACTTCCCTATATCAAAGGCACATCAGAATCAGGTGAGAAAGCACTTGAATGTGACTATACCATCTTTCTCTCAATTTTTTAGTCTCTTATGTCATATTTGCGAGACCGAAATGTTCCAGGTAACATTTAATGATGTCCAATAATACCatcaaaactaaaaaacataattttaagGACATAAACACCACATATATTGTAACTTAGCATACTTGTCTTGGCAATATTAGTATTTGAaagtaacacaataaaaatgttttttaaaaaaacaaaaactttattaCTTTActctgaaaaaacatttttacagatgCAACCTAATTGATTGATAGTTAAAGCATGTTTTTACAGTAAGCATTTTTGTTGGAATATATTTCTCCTGGTGTTTTACCAGCGTGATTGTACTAGTGTAAACAAGAAGGTGCGGTACCAGACTGTAGTGCTGTAAGTAACACCCTCAAAAATTTAGAGGATGACTCAGTGCTGACAATAAGCACATTATATCATAGTCTTTTAGAGGAATACAGAGGCACATGGTCATCTAACTCATTCACTGAGCCTTGAAACCAAACTAAAACATCTTATTTAACATAATTATATATGCAACATATATGCCATCAGATACATTTTAATATCACTAGACATAATGTCTCATCACCTTTGTAGGTCTTATGGCAGCTGGACCTATTTCTAACTCATGATGGTGTTATCCTGAGGCCGCTAAGGAACTTTAAAGTGAAAACTCAATTCATACTCTGGGAAATCCTCCATATTACAGGCACTACTTGCCATACTGGCAAGCAAATATATTATGCATTGAAGTGAAACCATTTCTGAGCTAGGAGCAGGCACTGTAGTGAGAACATTAGATGCTAAGTTATTTGACAATACAGCAGCATGTATTGCATTACAAATAAAGAAGCATAACACTGTTACATATCAAGTGAAGCACTGATAGATGGTGACTGAACTAACAAAACCCTGAGAAGTCATAAATACACATAAGCAAGTCCAGGTTTGGCCAGTTGTCTCACAAGGCTTACCAAGTTAGCTAAAATGTTAccaaaatataatacaaatgttGACGCCAAACAACAGTGGTTCATTCATCAAAGTTACAAGTAATACAGCCACTAAATTTGTACTTTACAATTCCTGTAAATATGTCTGTTGGCAAACTGTGCTGAGAGATACAAACTGGTGTTGACATGGTTTGAAAATAAGAGCAATTGTGCAGGGAGAATTTAAATGCAAGGTCATACAAAGGAAACAAGTCTTCTGATTGGCAACAATGTGGGATCATCTGCGATCAAACCAGCTGCCACCATTGGCATTATGGCAGTGAAGATCCTGGTAGTGGTGACACAGCGgggcagagacagaagagaaattCAGAGTtagagaggaaacacaaaaagcaTCAGAAGCATTGTTGTGATGATGTTTTGAGACCCTCTGTCAACCACAGTGACACTCCTGTAAAATCAGTTAAATCAGTTATTGATGATGTTTATAAGATTATTGTGACAAATTATATTAATGCAGTGCCAcaggagaaattaaaaacaggGCAGTAATATGCTTGTCCTCTTGAAAATTGCAGGATAAACCCCAGTGTATCAAGAAAagcatgtcatgtcatgtgcaTTACTCACAAGCGTCTAATTCCTGATTCAGGTTGATCAGTGGAACTGTGGGTCGGTGGAGGAGATGAAGTACAAACAATGGAGCCGATGTCATCCTCAGACTCGTCACTGAGGGATATGGAAGCGGTAAGCTTAACTATTGcatcagtgttttgtaaaactggctcaaaatttcaaaaaagacCTTTTGTAATATGCCAGCTCTTCCTGTAGCACGAACACTTGGGCCTTCAGTTCGTTCCTCTCCTGCAGCACGTCCCGTAGCTCTTGCAGAGTGAAGCAAGGTTTGTCGGACTCCTGCTCCAggctgtctgtctcttcctctgcatcaGTTGGCGCCTTCTGCAGCCAAAACACATATTGAGTATTTCTGTTTGCACAACATGgacacactgacatgaacaAAGATATAGGTAGCTCAGAAATTCTGCATTAGGTAACAGTGGTTGTTTACAGTGAATACAGAGTGACTTTAACAGAGGATATTATTGATTTATGTTCACTGAAACAATACAAAAGGCTTCATAAATCAGATACCTAATGACATggtgtttaaataaaaaaaaagttaaatatttctgTGTGAACTGAAAGCATGTCACATCATGAAGAGACATGAAAGTTGTCAGTGACCCAAAGCAAAGACATAATGCTTTGTGTACAATAGAAATACTCTTTTAGTGGGCCTCTGTACATGGCAGAGCTTAAGCAGGTGTGTTACCAGTGACAAGGCTGTCgtgtcctcatcctcatcacccTCCACCTCCTTATTTTCTCTGTTAGATGACCTTGAGAGAAGGGAAGGACTCTTGTTGCCGTCATAACAGTTCGCCATGAAGACAGGGTCCCTTCTGCACTCCACCCACACTGAATCTGATTTGAAGGAGTTCGATGGTGCTGCTTCTGAGGACTGGATTTGTGACATTAAACAGCCACTTAGACGGTACAAAGCCTGCCAGACCTAATGAGTTTTAACCAAACATAGTTTCAACCTAATTATATTCATGGCATATGGCTTGTTTAAGATGGgcccttttttgttttcttacgGTGATATGTGGTGATGCAGGTGGTGACATCCCAGATCTTGTAGGAGAGCACTCTGCTATCTCAGTGATCTCTCTCTCCAATTCCCAGTCCCGGAGCTCCCTCCTCAGCCTTGTGACCTCCAACTGCAAAGCCCCTATCTCCTGCTGCCGTGCCTGAGCTGCTGCCTCCAGCTCAGCCCTCTGCTGGATCAGTGCCTTGCCCTGGGTTTCCATCACTCCTCCCCTGTGACGAAGGTCCTGGTTGATCCTTATCAGTcgatgctgctgcatctggaGCTATAGTTGAGGGAATTTGTTTTATGGCTTCACTAATTTCAGTCAAGGATAGAAAATTGTAAACTTAATATCTTCTTGGGGAACAGTATTTGTTATGTATGCAGTCGAAATGCTCACCGCCTCAACATCCTCGTTTCTTAGTGTTAGCTCATGGTCTTTAGCCCGGATTTCATCCCTCTGTTTATCCACCAAGTCTTCCAGCTTCTTCATtacttgtctttctttttctgacaTTCCTGCTAGAATCATCAAAAAGGCACAGAGAAAATGCTCACACATGTAACATCAGTGCAATCTAATAAGAGGATGTGCACTACCATGCAATTCAACAGATAAGAATCCACATCAGTGTTCTGAGTTTTCACCACAGACcctttttcatttacattaccATTTTcaagttaaaagaaaatgttcactgtgatggattacatTATCTCAAACACATTCCAAGTCTCTGAAAGTTGACTGGTACacgacacaaaaataaaacagatcaaGCCAGAAAGTTACAGTATGCTTTGAAAAACTGCTATCAGTAGTGTAAAGTATACACAATTTGCAGTCGACCACAAACCCTTTAAAAGCTGGTCTCTTTAAGTCTTGCAGGGTCACCCTCCTGGTATCAGAGCCTCTGTTACACcatgaatgtatttttgtagACAAATAATGTGTCAGTGAGCAGAGTAATGCAGCACCTATTCATTTGCATGTATATATTAATAAGCagtctgtatgtgtgctgtGGCCCATGCAAGTCGCACAGAGGAGCTATATTTTGGTCTGCTTCAAAAATAGTCTCCTTGACAAGCCCCTGACTGCCTCTCTTAACAGCCTCTTCTTTCATGTTGCCATACAAGCATGCAGCATGAACTGTTCGATCCCACGTGACTGCACAGGGTAAATATGTGTAACGTGCAGCAGATGGTTCATCAGTGCAAAACAAATCAGTACTGAGCACACACATGGAACACATATCAGATCTGTGCTGGAACTCTCAGCCAAGACCAAACTAATTAAGTATCCAGTCACCACAAgtacataaaacacaacatcaagACTTCAGAAGGCAACAGACCACAGAGCATGCTGTGTCCTTACTATAACTATTGTAGTTTATACttaacatatttctatattcttgatatttgtatatttgtatattttatgtctCCTTAAAATTTTTCAGAAGAGATTGTTATATTTCATTGACAACAGTGAATTCCTgtgatctcttttttttttattgcctgGCTACAAACCAAATGCCCTTTGggataaaaaagttaaaattgaTACAGAATCGACTCTGACAAATCACTCATCACAATCTACTATAATACTTCAACTTAGGGTATCTAGTATTGAGTATTGGTACTTAGGGTATTGGTATCTATCAAGTACCAATCCTATAGAAGTGCTCTCTTATTCACAGATGGAAACTCTGTTCTGCTCACAGCCTGgagtaattttttaaataagataACATGAAGCCAGTGGCACTACAAACTGAGTCAGCAGCCTGTTGTGATTGAATGAATGTAACTGATATAAGTTACACTGCCCAATACCCAATCCGATTAATAAGAACAATTAGGTATTAGCTACCAATCTGACATATCAGATCAGTGCATCCCCAACAACATATAATTTTAAAGTTCAATTTTAGAGGAGGGTTGGAGGCTGAAAACTattaattacattatatattaaagTTGAATAAACCTTAGAAAAAATTGAGGTAATGATAAATGTATAAGAAAATACTGTTTTCTTGTCCCATCAATCATCTTGAAACCTTCCAAAACTCATCTGTTGAGAACTATTGC
This genomic window from Seriola aureovittata isolate HTS-2021-v1 ecotype China chromosome 5, ASM2101889v1, whole genome shotgun sequence contains:
- the kmt5ab gene encoding lysine methyltransferase 5Ab; its protein translation is MAKGKKNVLRTDINPEETAEHKVTSRKETKENKPSTNKDCVGKVPSIFQSLRSPSKPRSPLSDSSSMLIQEGNESDAANPDMSKPKKDIPNEMKSESCESKEHKPEMPCHSHGIREPLIDQPDQKESTTHTNTRSAADSKAPASKPRRRTGHKLRAKKLENKAPQNRKVTDYYPIRRSNRKTKAELKNEEHRHIDDLIKNGIEEGMQVKNIEGKGRGVFAVKGFTKGEFVVEYHGDLLELPEAKKREAQYAQDPQTGCYMYYFQYQSKTYCVDATKETSRLGRLINHSKTGNCQTKLHAIDGAPHLILVASREIKAEEELLYDYGDRSKDSVLAHPWLKY
- the LOC130170251 gene encoding RILP-like protein 1 isoform X3; the protein is METCVMSALNKPAAELTVMDVYDIAAVLGHDFERIIDRFGCESLVGLVPKVVRVLELLEALVSRGAAGQEAEELRRELERLRQERSDRYEQERKHQKELELVEDVWRGEVQDLLSQITQLQAENKRLLVSLSLKDSPVTEEDLQKQQAGMSEKERQVMKKLEDLVDKQRDEIRAKDHELTLRNEDVEALQMQQHRLIRINQDLRHRGGVMETQGKALIQQRAELEAAAQARQQEIGALQLEVTRLRRELRDWELEREITEIAECSPTRSGMSPPASPHITSSEAAPSNSFKSDSVWVECRRDPVFMANCYDGNKSPSLLSRSSNRENKEVEGDEDEDTTALSLKAPTDAEEETDSLEQESDKPCFTLQELRDVLQERNELKAQVFVLQEELAYYKSDESEDDIGSIVCTSSPPPTHSSTDQPESGIRRLIFTAIMPMVAAGLIADDPTLLPIRRLVSFV
- the rilpl2 gene encoding RILP-like protein 2: MEFGEESSPALAFEKDTFELTVEDVYDISYVIGRDLLKISSTGEEVSDLQFRIVRVLEMFETLVNKYNLSLEELKMERDNLKSELDRIIKESSSGQGTQTAGPNQLVVDLTDPNRPRFTMQELKEVLQERNQLKAQLMVAQEELQLYKSGILPQAEPPMVEVDLETPTATEPSPATINDVKEEKTTIGKLFSFRRK
- the LOC130170251 gene encoding RILP-like protein 1 isoform X1; this translates as METCVMSALNKPAAELTVMDVYDIAAVLGHDFERIIDRFGCESLVGLVPKVVRVLELLEALVSRGAAGQEAEELRRELERLRQERSDRYEQERKHQKELELVEDVWRGEVQDLLSQITQLQAENKRLLVSLSLKDSPVTEEDLQKQQAGMSEKERQVMKKLEDLVDKQRDEIRAKDHELTLRNEDVEALQMQQHRLIRINQDLRHRGGVMETQGKALIQQRAELEAAAQARQQEIGALQLEVTRLRRELRDWELEREITEIAECSPTRSGMSPPASPHITVWQALYRLSGCLMSQIQSSEAAPSNSFKSDSVWVECRRDPVFMANCYDGNKSPSLLSRSSNRENKEVEGDEDEDTTALSLKAPTDAEEETDSLEQESDKPCFTLQELRDVLQERNELKAQVFVLQEELAYYKSDESEDDIGSIVCTSSPPPTHSSTDQPESGIRRLIFTAIMPMVAAGLIADDPTLLPIRRLVSFV
- the LOC130170251 gene encoding RILP-like protein 1 isoform X2, which produces METCVMSALNKPAAELTVMDVYDIAAVLGHDFERIIDRFGCESLVGLVPKVVRVLELLEALVSRGAAGQEAEELRRELERLRQERSDRYEQERKHQKELELVEDVWRGEVQDLLSQITQLQAENKRLLVSLSLKDSPVTEEDLQKQQGMSEKERQVMKKLEDLVDKQRDEIRAKDHELTLRNEDVEALQMQQHRLIRINQDLRHRGGVMETQGKALIQQRAELEAAAQARQQEIGALQLEVTRLRRELRDWELEREITEIAECSPTRSGMSPPASPHITVWQALYRLSGCLMSQIQSSEAAPSNSFKSDSVWVECRRDPVFMANCYDGNKSPSLLSRSSNRENKEVEGDEDEDTTALSLKAPTDAEEETDSLEQESDKPCFTLQELRDVLQERNELKAQVFVLQEELAYYKSDESEDDIGSIVCTSSPPPTHSSTDQPESGIRRLIFTAIMPMVAAGLIADDPTLLPIRRLVSFV